The Toxorhynchites rutilus septentrionalis strain SRP chromosome 1, ASM2978413v1, whole genome shotgun sequence genome contains the following window.
tttcacatgaatgtatttttaaattcccagaggaactggcagattatattccagaaatgattagatctttccggaactttctcgatgctgaatggcatccaaacggaaagaattccgcgcgtgtatgtgtgtgtgtgtagcgatgtcttcccggggaaccgtttgtggcatcactctcctcctgatggattcccttctgacctaaggtgcacaaacaggctcttggtgacaccgttcatccgcgctttcatgataaacgaagagcttcaccacaacagcgacaacatgctccaatcgctgttcaattagaactgagtggatttccgagcgccgctcgcttatataccgattggtgatttcaatagcctgttttgagaacaattttaaggctattgaaacaagtttttggatcaaaaagtaacaagtatataacgcgtagacattttatctttcgaatgaagtgattatcataccatttcgttcagttgtttaggagctattaacgctcaaaatctcggtctccggcgtaacgctttcggtttcgaaactttgattttacaccccggtatagaaatgaaagacgtagtcctacgtcaaaaaggataCATCATGTGTATCCGAATTCGTAATGCTAAAtcacaattttctacatcattgaTCGATTAAGTCGTATATCGGTACACCGATTATCCTAGTATCGCGATATATGTAGACGATCTGTTTGTCTATGGCTTTCCAACAGCCCGTAATTATTGTCGTTCTGGCAGCACTACTTCCCGTCATTTTTCTTTTGTTCCGCAATCTTCATCATTCCGATAGAAACGCTTCGAGAAACGTGTTTTCTTCCATTTTGTATACTATAAATAAATGCTAATAAACGTATGTAACTCGCGGAGTGTACTATTTTATTGACCCACAAACAACATTATGCAGTATTATATACGCACATTCTATTCATTTTATATAGCATTGTCGGGTCAAACCGCATATCAGTGAAAGCATATCATGAAAAGTATCGCAtatccccagcaaacattaaatcgtataattttgcacgtgccaagtcttacaagaaatccgaataaatcataatcgcatataatatcaatcaaagtatgtatcgtgtatatttgaaatcgcataaaatgtaaaaactagattttatataccattatcaaattaagtcgcaattcggtataataaacatcaattttatgatgtacattgtcgtaaaatatatttaatccgcatcatatgcgtatattacgctgatgcagtttgtgtgtcgtataagcgtataattttaatcgattcagtactgtagtaaatcgtgttgcatgctaaagaaaatcatgaaacagtaaatcatattagatcctaataatgaacgtattacatcatattgaaatgtcaatgaaatgctgatgcactcgaaagttttaaccgctgttgaattgaatttcagatagccgtgcgagatagctggtggatgataatccagacgaccggagttcaaacctacatcggagcagttttcaccaaacatcaatctgtgccattttaaacattcatattccactcccaacacaagtcaatcgaacaattattatttctacaaacataaatactcatatataaaaatggcgattcgtgaggttataataaacatttcacaaaaatatgttgcgccatttgtttttttatgtctgtaataaatcgtatatgaatatggcaaaagtcgtattgggtgctttgacaattcatgaatatattcatattatatcgcaattcaatttcaacataatcgctattatagccggtcaaagttgcatattcatccaaactaattcggtaagcatttgccatatATGTATATGACCTCCACTTTTTCATGCATATGCCATTTAGGCgtattatatgccaaccaaaatttagggcatatgatgttgtaTATACGTTTGtcatgcgatttaatgtttgctgggtatatccggtcaaagttgcacattcatccaaacaaattcggtaagcatttgccatgtatgtatatggcctccacaaaattttagggcatatgatgttatatatatacgcttgttatgcgatttaatgtttgctgggtcgttatatacggcttaaaataaaatattgcatatacgtatatcgcctccacttttgcgtttatatgccagttatatgcatcatatatcatccaaatgtgtcttggataTATGTATATCCCCTCCAATTATGTCTattcatacgatttaatgtttgccggGTAGTCtggattgaaaattattatataGAAATAAGCTTCTTATTATTCGCATAATTAACAATGATTCATGAAATCAAACAATATACTTTCTAGATGTGATCGATGAACCAGACAGCAGATGGGGCAATTCGGAATTATGTGAATATGTGATATTCACTCCGCTGTTCCATGCACTGTTCGGAGTGATATGGTTAGCGATATTTACAATGCACGGACATGGAGGTGGCAGTTTAGGGAGGTAAGAAGGGTTCTGAAGGTATTAGAAGGCCGAAtaatcttttcttttatttaatgtTATAGTGTCATTGATAGACCCTGGAGAATTGTGTTCCCCTCCCTCATATACTTCATTGTATTTGGTATCTCGGCGATTATATGTACCATTTGTGTTAGCGATGGAATGAACGAATTTTGTGATCAGTTTAGAAAAATCAACGTTCCAGGGGAAATTAGCTGTGCAAGAATGATAACATATTTTTCCCTGCATCAGTACAACGACTTGGTTTCACCggataaaaattattttcttgttATTGTGTTCCCGTGGATTTGGATGACAACATACATATGTGGGGCTCTGATCATGATCTTACGCATCATACTGGTAACTGACTTTCAGCTCATCAGAGTGGCGATATCTATTGTGGAAAAAGACCAAAGTAAGACTGGATTCACCCTCCTTATTCTGTAC
Protein-coding sequences here:
- the LOC129768877 gene encoding uncharacterized protein LOC129768877 isoform X2; its protein translation is MSTLVVLFVAISSGLVISFSIYSLGENFKQNCFLDANISFVESHYRSRSPILREPSNSSKESQILYKLQQNGPENVKYVIDEPDSRWGNSELCEYVIFTPLFHALFGVIWLAIFTMHGHGGGSLGSVIDRPWRIVFPSLIYFIVFGISAIICTICVSDGMNEFCDQFRKINVPGEISCARMITYFSLHQYNDLVSPDKNYFLVIVFPWIWMTTYICGALIMILRIILVTDFQLIRVAISIVEKDQKSKNDKGSTDEEDSTTIEHDE
- the LOC129768877 gene encoding uncharacterized protein LOC129768877 isoform X4; the protein is MDVIDEPDSRWGNSELCEYVIFTPLFHALFGVIWLAIFTMHGHGGGSLGSVIDRPWRIVFPSLIYFIVFGISAIICTICVSDGMNEFCDQFRKINVPGEISCARMITYFSLHQYNDLVSPDKNYFLVIVFPWIWMTTYICGALIMILRIILVTDFQLIRVAISIVEKDQKSKNDKGSTDEEDSTTIEHDE
- the LOC129768877 gene encoding uncharacterized protein LOC129768877 isoform X1, whose amino-acid sequence is MAVLLSYHRLIEKDSRHVNYCWKMSTLVVLFVAISSGLVISFSIYSLGENFKQNCFLDANISFVESHYRSRSPILREPSNSSKESQILYKLQQNGPENVKYVIDEPDSRWGNSELCEYVIFTPLFHALFGVIWLAIFTMHGHGGGSLGSVIDRPWRIVFPSLIYFIVFGISAIICTICVSDGMNEFCDQFRKINVPGEISCARMITYFSLHQYNDLVSPDKNYFLVIVFPWIWMTTYICGALIMILRIILVTDFQLIRVAISIVEKDQKSKNDKGSTDEEDSTTIEHDE
- the LOC129768877 gene encoding uncharacterized protein LOC129768877 isoform X3, whose amino-acid sequence is MAVLLSYHRLIEKDSRHVNYCWKNVIDEPDSRWGNSELCEYVIFTPLFHALFGVIWLAIFTMHGHGGGSLGSVIDRPWRIVFPSLIYFIVFGISAIICTICVSDGMNEFCDQFRKINVPGEISCARMITYFSLHQYNDLVSPDKNYFLVIVFPWIWMTTYICGALIMILRIILVTDFQLIRVAISIVEKDQKSKNDKGSTDEEDSTTIEHDE